One Tubulanus polymorphus chromosome 5, tnTubPoly1.2, whole genome shotgun sequence DNA segment encodes these proteins:
- the LOC141906237 gene encoding uncharacterized protein LOC141906237: MSTSNQTATATVLSNGQRPVAGVSPPRPFVITDNENLKDTWELWKQQWKNYEVIANIGAYPEHWANQDDKTKITKIIDKFDLYTSTATHETYERYKFNNRDQNPSENFEAYLSAIRSFAKSCNFECLYESLIRDRIVLGIRGDETRKKLLEYRDLDLNKCIDLCRSAESTHMQIKGLAISGSNSETTVNRVIHQKKPQYKYPKQKAPSPKFTGNKPKNCRFCGKEHPFIKGTCPAYGKKCHGCGIMGHFLTMCSKRSKKVSAVTLNQMLKTYIT; this comes from the exons ATGTCCACATCAAATCAAACCGCAACAGCTACTGTGCTGAGTAATGGACAAAGGCCGGTGGCAGGTGTCTCTCCACCAAGACCTTTCGTGATTACGGACAATGAAAATCTTAAAGACACTTGGGAACTCTGGAAACAACAATGGAAAAATTATGAAGTAATTGCAAACATCGGAGCATACCCTGAACA TTGGGCCAACCAAGATGATAAAACGAAGATTACGAAGATTATTGATAAATTCGATTTGTATACGTCAACTGCAACTCACGAGACGTACGAGCGTTATAAATTCAATAACAGAGATCAAAATCCAAGTGAGAATTTTGAAGCTTATTTGTCTGCGATCCGAAGTTTTGCGAAATCGTGTAACTTCGAATGCTTATATGAGTCACTAATCAGAGACAGGATCGTGTTGGGGATACGTGGCGATGAAACTCGTAAAAAGTTACTGGAATATAGAGACCTGGACTTGAATAAATGTATCGATTTATGTCGCTCTGCAGAATCAACACATATGCAAATTAAAGGACTGGCGATATCTGGCTCGAATTCCGAGACAACTGTGAATCGCGTGATTCATCAGAAAAAACCTCAGTATAAATATCCGAAGCAAAAAGCGCCAAGTCCAAAGTTCACTGGCAATAAACCAAAGAATTGCAGATTCTGTGGTAAAGAGCATCCGTTTATAAAAGGGACATGTCCTGCGTATGGAAAAAAGTGCCATGGTTGCGGAATTATGGGTCACTTTTTAACAATGTGTTCGAAACGTAGTAAAAAAGTGTCGGCTGTAACGCTGAACCAGATGCTCAAGACGTATATTACATAA